In Hwangdonia lutea, a single window of DNA contains:
- a CDS encoding SIR2 family NAD-dependent protein deacylase, which produces MKHIVVLTGAGMSAESGIKTFRDADGLWEGHDVMEVATPEGFAANPDMVLDFYNQRRRQLLEVTPNSAHYNLAELETDFKVTIITQNVDDLHERADSSNVIHLHGELLKVRSTFDESDIQDWKTDLVLGDFCKKGYQLRPHIVWFGEDVPMIPKAIDICQTADVLIIIGTSMQVYPAASLMHYVPQNTPIYFIDPKPHIESKENLTVIAETATDGMKKVVKKLAKNIT; this is translated from the coding sequence ATGAAACACATCGTTGTACTTACAGGAGCAGGCATGAGTGCCGAAAGCGGTATAAAAACCTTTAGAGATGCTGATGGTTTATGGGAAGGGCACGATGTTATGGAAGTGGCAACTCCCGAGGGTTTTGCCGCAAACCCAGACATGGTATTGGATTTTTATAACCAACGGCGGCGTCAATTACTTGAAGTTACGCCCAATTCAGCACATTATAATTTAGCGGAATTGGAAACCGATTTTAAAGTGACAATAATCACCCAAAACGTAGATGATTTGCACGAACGCGCAGACAGCAGCAACGTGATTCATTTACATGGTGAATTATTAAAAGTAAGAAGCACCTTTGATGAAAGCGATATTCAAGATTGGAAAACCGATTTGGTTTTAGGCGATTTTTGCAAAAAAGGGTACCAACTGCGCCCTCATATTGTTTGGTTTGGTGAAGATGTTCCCATGATTCCAAAGGCTATAGATATTTGCCAAACGGCCGATGTTCTAATCATTATTGGTACAAGCATGCAAGTGTATCCTGCGGCAAGTTTAATGCATTATGTGCCACAAAATACACCTATTTATTTTATTGACCCAAAACCCCATATTGAAAGTAAAGAAAACTTAACGGTTATTGCTGAAACGGCTACGGATGGGATGAAGAAGGTTGTTAAAAAACTGGCAAAGAATATCACCTAA
- a CDS encoding T9SS type B sorting domain-containing protein — translation MSQINIVTDFDIIDPDDVELDILKVLISEGYVEGEDVLTLVGSHPNIVATWDSVKGKLTLEGVANAPMLYSDVINAVKSVVFRSSSVAVAGEKVFTITIGPAEYLPLTGHYYEYISDIASIWTNAKFDSESKNYYGLKGYLTTITSSEEAQLTGELALGLAWIGGSEATNIGTWQWETGPEAGTVFWEGDQNGTTPNFANWMAGEPRTSPFGEHFATITKLGNLGEWDNMPRSGSQNGGPFEIKGYVIEYGGMPNDPLLKILGETKISAPKIDSIVEGARCGPGSVQVVANPSAGVVHWFTALTGGRFLGSGTVFNTPVISSTTTFYALAAPAGCFEGVRTPVVATVNETPTVQPSVELTNCDEDGVSDGFTDFNLNEANAFIINGNTSGFSFTFYLSYNDADNKVNDINAAPFNNNTASTVYARVESIFGCYRVATVNLQVSTSSLPVGYMQELELCDEDPIIDGIKVFDLSQASAAFINEFPAGQNLSVRYFRNANDAQFGHNEILPQSRYMNETPFSQILYVRIQSDDNGACFGYGPYLTLTVKPRPEFEVEQSEIFCSNNQQPITLFTLNAKDSYTYQWFDSSKNIISNLPTASVSSGGTYTVIGTSNAGCESFPTTITINESARAIITNDDVTVESLSNNNTISINTDNLGIGDYEFSLDNSSGPYQSTPVFTNVSAGNHIVYTKDLNGCGVSEFEVFIMGFPRFFTPNGDGYNDTWNIIGLSNEFRGASSVSIYDRYGKLIKQLNPWGAGWDGLRNGRELIATDYWFVAHLIENSGTTKTIRGHFSLIR, via the coding sequence TTGAGTCAGATTAATATTGTAACCGACTTTGATATCATCGACCCTGATGATGTAGAATTAGACATTCTAAAAGTTTTAATTTCTGAAGGTTATGTTGAAGGAGAAGATGTGCTTACCTTAGTTGGGTCGCATCCAAATATAGTTGCCACTTGGGATTCTGTAAAAGGCAAACTAACTTTAGAAGGAGTTGCTAATGCACCCATGCTTTATTCCGATGTAATTAACGCTGTAAAAAGTGTGGTTTTCAGAAGTTCATCGGTGGCGGTGGCGGGAGAAAAAGTGTTTACAATTACTATTGGACCTGCAGAGTATTTACCGTTAACCGGACATTATTATGAGTATATATCAGACATAGCAAGTATTTGGACCAATGCAAAGTTTGATTCTGAATCAAAAAACTACTACGGATTAAAAGGCTATCTTACAACTATAACTTCCTCTGAAGAGGCACAATTAACAGGAGAATTAGCCTTGGGATTAGCATGGATTGGAGGTAGTGAAGCCACCAACATTGGTACCTGGCAATGGGAAACAGGACCAGAAGCCGGAACGGTTTTTTGGGAAGGCGACCAAAATGGAACAACGCCAAACTTTGCAAATTGGATGGCGGGCGAGCCACGAACAAGCCCTTTTGGAGAACATTTTGCAACCATAACTAAACTGGGAAATTTGGGAGAATGGGATAACATGCCCAGAAGTGGAAGTCAAAACGGAGGACCATTTGAAATTAAAGGATATGTTATAGAATATGGGGGCATGCCTAATGACCCATTGCTTAAAATTTTGGGTGAAACAAAAATATCAGCGCCAAAAATAGACAGTATAGTAGAAGGGGCAAGATGCGGCCCAGGAAGTGTGCAGGTAGTAGCCAATCCATCGGCAGGGGTTGTACACTGGTTCACCGCTTTAACTGGAGGACGATTTTTAGGTAGTGGTACGGTGTTTAATACGCCAGTAATATCAAGTACCACAACCTTTTATGCCTTAGCAGCACCGGCTGGGTGTTTTGAAGGTGTTAGAACTCCAGTGGTGGCTACCGTTAACGAGACTCCAACAGTTCAACCTTCGGTAGAGTTAACAAATTGTGATGAAGATGGTGTTTCTGATGGCTTTACAGACTTTAATTTAAATGAGGCGAATGCTTTTATTATAAATGGGAATACGAGTGGTTTTAGCTTTACTTTTTATCTGTCATATAATGATGCCGATAATAAAGTTAATGATATAAACGCTGCGCCTTTTAATAACAATACAGCAAGCACCGTGTATGCTCGGGTTGAAAGTATTTTTGGATGTTATCGTGTTGCAACGGTTAATTTGCAGGTTTCTACGTCGTCACTACCGGTTGGGTATATGCAAGAATTGGAGTTGTGTGATGAAGACCCCATAATTGATGGGATTAAGGTTTTTGATTTATCTCAAGCTTCTGCAGCCTTTATTAATGAGTTTCCTGCTGGACAAAATTTAAGTGTACGTTATTTCAGAAATGCAAACGATGCTCAGTTTGGACACAACGAAATATTGCCTCAGTCAAGGTATATGAACGAAACGCCTTTTTCGCAAATATTATACGTTCGTATTCAAAGCGACGATAATGGCGCCTGTTTTGGATATGGACCCTATTTAACGCTAACCGTAAAACCGAGACCAGAATTTGAAGTAGAGCAATCTGAAATTTTCTGTTCAAATAATCAACAGCCTATTACCTTATTTACGCTTAATGCCAAAGATAGTTATACTTATCAATGGTTCGATAGTAGTAAAAATATAATTAGTAATTTACCTACGGCGAGCGTATCTTCGGGCGGAACATATACCGTTATAGGAACTTCAAACGCTGGTTGTGAATCATTTCCTACAACAATTACGATAAACGAATCTGCTCGTGCCATAATTACAAATGATGATGTTACTGTTGAAAGCTTATCAAACAATAACACCATTTCCATTAACACCGATAATTTGGGAATTGGTGATTATGAGTTTTCTTTAGATAATAGCTCCGGGCCGTACCAAAGCACTCCGGTTTTTACCAATGTATCGGCTGGTAACCACATAGTGTATACCAAAGACCTGAATGGTTGCGGCGTGTCTGAATTTGAAGTTTTTATTATGGGGTTCCCGAGGTTTTTTACACCTAACGGCGATGGGTATAATGACACGTGGAATATTATTGGTTTAAGTAATGAATTTAGAGGGGCCTCATCCGTATCTATTTATGATCGATATGGGAAGCTTATTAAGCAATTAAACCCCTGGGGAGCCGGTTGGGATGGACTACGGAATGGCAGAGAGCTCATTGCAACCGACTATTGGTTTGTAGCTCACTTAATAGAAAATAGCGGCACTACAAAAACCATTCGAGGGCATTTTAGTTTAATTAGGTGA
- a CDS encoding helix-turn-helix transcriptional regulator yields the protein MQNTIKVERAILNLTQDELAQKIGVSRQTINSIEANRYVPSTVLALKLSELFGKPVNEFFKLSKDD from the coding sequence ATGCAGAATACGATTAAAGTAGAACGCGCCATATTGAATTTAACGCAAGATGAATTAGCACAAAAAATAGGAGTATCTAGGCAAACAATTAATTCTATTGAAGCTAACAGGTATGTGCCTTCAACGGTATTGGCTTTAAAATTATCAGAGCTGTTTGGTAAACCTGTAAACGAATTTTTTAAACTTTCAAAGGATGATTAA
- a CDS encoding glycosyltransferase encodes MSSAAGSRMMQLIAVFQSQNYQITFASSCVKTDNAFNLKTMGIAQVNIKLNHSSFDEFIKHLKPDVVLFDRFMTEEQFGWRVAEQCPKALRILDTEDLHGLRKGRQQAFKDEAAFDDSYLFNDTAKREIASIYRSDLSLIISEAEMEFLKNHFKVDASLLIYLPFILDEISKESIEKHPSFEDRNHFITIGNFLHAPNYNAVLYLKETIWPLIRKQLPKAELHIYGAYASQKVNQLHNAKTGFLIKGFAEDVNAVMQQSKICLAPIRFGAGLKGKLIDAMQNGTPCVMSTIAAEGMFGNLKPNGFIEDNPEEFATKAVKLYNDETLWNAKQQNGFSIINNRFGKTEHQKRFISQIENITKHLNEKRLKNFTGQMLLHHTLQSTKFMGKWIEEKNKD; translated from the coding sequence ATGAGTTCTGCGGCGGGTAGTAGAATGATGCAGTTAATTGCTGTGTTTCAATCGCAAAACTATCAAATCACTTTTGCGAGTTCGTGTGTTAAAACAGATAATGCTTTCAATTTAAAAACGATGGGCATCGCACAGGTCAATATCAAATTGAATCATTCCAGTTTTGATGAATTTATTAAGCATTTAAAACCAGATGTGGTGCTGTTCGACCGTTTTATGACTGAAGAGCAATTCGGTTGGCGCGTCGCTGAACAATGCCCCAAAGCCCTAAGAATTCTGGATACCGAAGATTTACACGGTTTACGAAAAGGCAGACAGCAAGCTTTTAAGGATGAAGCTGCGTTTGATGATTCGTATTTGTTTAATGACACCGCAAAGCGGGAAATAGCCAGTATTTACCGAAGCGACTTAAGTTTGATTATTTCAGAAGCTGAAATGGAATTCCTTAAAAATCATTTTAAAGTCGATGCATCTTTGTTAATTTATTTGCCGTTTATTTTGGATGAAATTTCAAAAGAAAGTATTGAAAAACACCCAAGTTTCGAAGATCGCAATCATTTTATAACCATCGGGAATTTTTTGCACGCACCCAATTATAACGCCGTTTTATACTTAAAAGAAACCATTTGGCCGCTAATAAGAAAGCAATTGCCAAAAGCCGAATTACACATTTACGGCGCGTATGCGTCTCAAAAGGTAAATCAGTTGCACAACGCAAAAACAGGTTTTTTAATTAAGGGTTTCGCTGAAGATGTAAACGCTGTTATGCAACAATCAAAGATATGTTTAGCACCCATTCGTTTTGGTGCGGGCTTAAAAGGCAAATTGATTGATGCCATGCAAAACGGCACACCGTGTGTAATGAGCACTATAGCTGCTGAAGGCATGTTTGGAAACTTAAAACCTAACGGATTTATTGAAGATAACCCAGAGGAATTTGCAACCAAAGCGGTTAAACTGTACAATGATGAAACCTTGTGGAACGCAAAACAACAAAACGGATTTTCAATCATCAACAATCGTTTTGGTAAAACGGAGCATCAAAAAAGATTTATAAGTCAAATTGAAAATATAACGAAACATCTTAACGAAAAACGCCTAAAAAACTTTACTGGGCAAATGCTTTTGCACCATACGTTGCAAAGTACCAAATTCATGGGTAAATGGATTGAGGAGAAAAATAAAGACTAA
- a CDS encoding heme-binding domain-containing protein: MKIIKKVLLALLVLFVIAQFFGPDKNEGDVASMNAFLVETTPPEEVKLILKESCFDCHSDVTRYPWYNSITPINYWLAGHIEHGKKEFNMSNWEGNSIKRKDHKFEELIEMVEAKDMPLNSYTWSHTEAKLSDAQIKAVVNWAKRVRLKYGLEPLPQ, from the coding sequence ATGAAGATTATAAAAAAGGTGCTTTTAGCTTTGCTTGTTTTGTTTGTAATCGCCCAATTTTTTGGCCCAGATAAAAATGAAGGCGATGTCGCATCAATGAATGCGTTTTTGGTAGAAACCACTCCGCCCGAAGAAGTAAAACTTATTTTAAAAGAAAGCTGTTTTGATTGCCATAGCGATGTTACGCGGTATCCGTGGTACAACAGCATTACGCCCATAAATTATTGGCTTGCCGGCCATATTGAACACGGTAAAAAAGAATTTAACATGTCCAATTGGGAAGGCAATTCAATCAAACGGAAAGACCATAAATTTGAAGAACTCATTGAAATGGTTGAAGCCAAAGACATGCCGCTAAATTCTTATACTTGGTCGCATACCGAAGCTAAACTCAGCGATGCACAAATAAAAGCCGTGGTTAATTGGGCAAAACGGGTACGGCTAAAATACGGGCTGGAACCTTTGCCACAGTAG
- a CDS encoding adenylosuccinate lyase has product MTTQELYNELSNVNHSREKRLYYADMVINDKDLIPKLLEIMFWADDKASPRAAWVFEFMCKDNIEAIIPYLDSFTENMHKVHLDSAVRPVAKICEFLATAYYSKNENGIQTALTKTHKERIIEVCFDYMINDEKIAPKAYSMNALFLFGKDYDWVHPELALILERDFQMQSSGFKARARHILKKIKKV; this is encoded by the coding sequence TTGACTACACAGGAACTTTATAACGAATTAAGCAACGTTAACCATTCGCGTGAAAAACGATTGTACTATGCCGACATGGTTATTAACGACAAAGATTTAATCCCCAAATTATTGGAAATTATGTTTTGGGCAGACGATAAAGCATCGCCTCGTGCCGCATGGGTTTTCGAGTTTATGTGCAAAGATAATATTGAAGCCATCATTCCGTATTTAGACAGCTTTACCGAAAACATGCACAAAGTCCATTTAGATTCTGCGGTGCGACCCGTGGCTAAAATATGTGAGTTTTTGGCAACAGCTTACTACTCGAAAAACGAAAACGGCATACAAACGGCTCTAACAAAAACACATAAAGAGCGCATTATTGAAGTCTGTTTTGATTATATGATTAACGACGAAAAAATTGCACCTAAAGCCTATTCCATGAATGCGCTTTTTTTGTTCGGTAAAGATTACGATTGGGTGCACCCCGAATTGGCACTTATTTTAGAACGCGATTTTCAGATGCAGAGTTCCGGTTTTAAGGCTCGAGCCCGTCATATTTTAAAGAAAATCAAAAAAGTGTGA
- the purB gene encoding adenylosuccinate lyase — protein sequence MSLSPLNAISPIDGRYRNKASELAPYFSEEALIKYRVLVEIEYFIALCEIPLPQLESVDSDIFEDLRAIYKDFSAEDAQAIKNIESVTNHDVKAVEYFIKEKFDALGLSQHKEFIHFGLTSQDINNTAVPLSIKEAMNDVYVPEYHNVLEKLKSLSQDWSAISMLARTHGQPASPTRLGKEIKVFVVRLKEQFNLLNDIPSAAKFGGATGNFNAHHVAYPNIDWKAFGTKFVQEKLGLHHSFPTTQIEHYDHMAALFDTLKRINTILIDLDRDIWTYVSMDYFKQKIKKGEVGSSAMPHKVNPIDFENSEGNLGIANAVFEHLSAKLPISRLQRDLTDSTVLRNVGVPFGHTIIGFKSTLKGLDKLLLNESKFAEDLENNWAVVAEAIQTILRREGYPNPYEALKGLTRTNEAINQNSISNFIDTLEVSNTIKEELKRITPSNYTGI from the coding sequence ATGTCATTATCACCACTAAACGCCATTTCTCCAATTGATGGAAGATATAGAAATAAAGCAAGCGAATTAGCGCCTTATTTTTCTGAAGAAGCTCTTATAAAATACCGAGTATTAGTTGAAATTGAATACTTTATTGCACTTTGCGAAATTCCGTTACCTCAACTTGAAAGTGTTGACAGTGATATTTTTGAAGATTTAAGGGCCATCTATAAAGATTTTTCTGCTGAAGATGCTCAAGCTATTAAAAACATTGAAAGCGTAACCAATCACGATGTTAAAGCGGTTGAATATTTTATAAAGGAAAAATTTGACGCTTTAGGTTTATCTCAACACAAAGAGTTTATCCATTTTGGATTGACTTCTCAAGACATCAATAACACCGCTGTTCCTTTGAGTATTAAAGAAGCGATGAACGATGTTTACGTTCCTGAATACCATAATGTTTTGGAAAAGCTTAAAAGTTTGTCTCAAGATTGGTCGGCTATTTCAATGTTGGCCAGAACTCACGGACAACCTGCTTCCCCTACCCGTTTAGGCAAAGAAATTAAAGTTTTTGTGGTGCGTTTAAAAGAGCAGTTTAATTTATTGAACGATATTCCAAGTGCCGCTAAATTTGGTGGTGCTACCGGTAATTTTAATGCACATCATGTGGCTTATCCAAACATTGATTGGAAAGCTTTTGGAACTAAATTTGTACAAGAAAAACTTGGTTTACATCACTCGTTTCCCACCACACAAATTGAGCATTACGACCACATGGCAGCATTGTTCGATACTTTAAAACGCATCAACACCATTTTAATAGATTTGGACCGCGATATTTGGACCTATGTTTCGATGGATTATTTCAAGCAAAAAATTAAAAAAGGAGAAGTTGGAAGCTCCGCAATGCCGCACAAAGTAAACCCTATCGATTTTGAAAACTCTGAAGGTAACTTGGGTATTGCCAATGCTGTTTTCGAGCACCTTTCGGCTAAATTACCAATTTCAAGATTACAACGCGACTTAACCGATAGCACCGTTTTACGAAACGTTGGCGTGCCATTCGGACACACTATAATTGGTTTTAAATCGACTTTAAAAGGATTGGATAAATTATTGTTGAATGAATCTAAATTCGCAGAAGATTTAGAAAATAATTGGGCGGTGGTCGCTGAGGCTATTCAAACCATTTTGCGTCGCGAAGGGTATCCTAATCCTTATGAAGCATTAAAAGGCTTAACCAGAACCAATGAAGCGATAAACCAAAACTCTATTTCAAATTTTATTGATACATTAGAAGTCTCAAACACAATAAAAGAAGAATTAAAACGTATTACTCCTAGTAATTACACAGGAATTTAA
- a CDS encoding DUF4252 domain-containing protein, producing MQRTIKHIVLVFSLAIAFVSCNDGKSLQTYFVDNQESSNFMTQDIPISMVKIDESKFTEEQKEAYNSVKRLNFLGYKTEGTDVEVYKAELAKVKAILSDKKYNDLMEFSDKGNKIIVKYIGTEDEADEVVIFGSAKELGFGIVRVLGNDMNPDKMVTLVSAMQNANVDENQVQDIMNFFK from the coding sequence ATGCAACGAACAATCAAACATATCGTATTAGTATTTAGTTTAGCCATAGCTTTTGTAAGCTGTAACGATGGTAAAAGTTTGCAAACGTATTTTGTAGACAATCAAGAATCGTCCAATTTTATGACACAGGATATACCCATATCGATGGTAAAAATAGACGAATCAAAATTTACCGAAGAACAAAAAGAAGCCTATAACTCGGTAAAACGCTTGAATTTTTTGGGCTATAAAACAGAAGGAACCGATGTTGAAGTTTACAAAGCGGAATTGGCAAAAGTGAAAGCTATTTTAAGCGATAAAAAATACAACGATCTTATGGAATTTAGCGATAAGGGCAATAAAATTATCGTAAAGTATATAGGAACAGAGGATGAAGCCGATGAGGTTGTTATCTTCGGAAGCGCTAAAGAACTAGGCTTTGGTATTGTGCGTGTTTTGGGCAACGATATGAATCCGGATAAAATGGTAACCTTGGTTAGCGCGATGCAAAATGCGAATGTTGATGAAAATCAGGTGCAAGATATTATGAATTTCTTTAAGTAA
- a CDS encoding DUF4252 domain-containing protein, translating to MKNKLIVFVMAIMLLPITGMAQSNIFDKYSDNNDVTYVNIKPKMFQMIAKMGINVEDEEAKAYMDMVKSITSFKTIVTDNKTISADIAKWVKSRSGGLEELMEVKDDGTEVKFYVKEGKDADHVKELLIFVNGIDQVMEDKIEINGKERKIETVVVSMTGDIDLNEISKLTNKMNIPGGKHLEKNN from the coding sequence ATGAAAAATAAATTAATAGTATTCGTAATGGCCATTATGTTATTGCCAATAACCGGAATGGCACAAAGCAATATTTTTGATAAATATAGCGACAATAACGACGTTACTTATGTAAACATTAAACCCAAAATGTTTCAGATGATAGCAAAAATGGGTATTAATGTTGAAGATGAAGAAGCTAAAGCTTATATGGATATGGTAAAAAGCATTACCAGTTTTAAAACCATTGTAACCGATAATAAAACCATATCCGCTGATATTGCCAAATGGGTAAAATCGCGCTCTGGAGGACTGGAAGAATTAATGGAAGTGAAAGACGACGGTACAGAAGTAAAGTTTTACGTAAAGGAAGGAAAAGATGCCGACCACGTTAAAGAGCTTTTAATCTTTGTAAATGGTATTGACCAAGTAATGGAAGACAAAATTGAAATTAACGGTAAAGAGCGTAAAATTGAAACCGTAGTGGTATCGATGACCGGTGATATCGATTTGAATGAAATCTCGAAGCTTACCAATAAAATGAATATCCCTGGCGGTAAGCATTTAGAGAAAAATAATTAA
- a CDS encoding RNA polymerase sigma factor yields MTQTEFLNIVMPFKDKVFRLAKRLLISTEEAEDATQEILMKLWNNKRKIAEYKNVEAFSMTMTKNFCFDKLKSKQAQNLKIVHSNYEANETALQKQVELNDSVNWVAKIIEELPEQQRMIIQLRDIEEYDYDEIAKMLDMNNTAVRVNLSRARKTIREKLTNTHNYGIK; encoded by the coding sequence ATGACTCAAACAGAGTTTTTAAATATTGTAATGCCTTTTAAGGATAAAGTATTTCGGTTAGCGAAACGGTTGCTGATATCGACTGAGGAAGCGGAAGATGCCACGCAAGAGATTTTGATGAAGCTGTGGAATAATAAAAGGAAGATTGCTGAGTATAAAAATGTGGAGGCTTTTTCGATGACGATGACAAAGAATTTTTGTTTTGATAAGTTAAAATCGAAACAGGCACAGAATTTAAAAATTGTGCATAGTAATTACGAAGCCAATGAAACCGCGTTACAAAAACAAGTTGAGTTAAATGATAGTGTGAATTGGGTAGCGAAGATTATTGAAGAGTTGCCTGAACAGCAACGGATGATTATTCAGCTGCGAGATATAGAAGAATACGATTACGATGAGATTGCAAAAATGCTGGATATGAATAATACAGCGGTTCGTGTAAACTTATCGAGAGCAAGAAAAACGATACGAGAAAAATTAACTAATACACATAATTATGGTATTAAATAA
- a CDS encoding S41 family peptidase: protein MRHIKALIALFIVSSFTVSCFEDNDDNQISASQINDFVWKGMNTFYLYKDDVPDLANDRFTSDGDYANYLNTFSTPEDLFESLIHQRQTVDRFSWIVNDYIALEQLFSGIITSNGMEFGIFRFSSTDTDVYGYVRYVLPNTSAASQGVKRGDIFYGINGTQLTTENWRTLTGAENYTINLGTYNDKGTPQTTDDSVNNTTQTIALSKAQYTENPVLISNVLDVGSNKVAYLMYNGFTGTDQFNAELNDIFGAYKSANATELVLDLRYNPGGSVNTAILLASLITGQFTGEVFSTEEWNAEIQQVFENEDPELLINRFVDNNEGAALNSLNLSRVFVLTTNSSASASELIINSLDPYIEVVQIGTTTRGKYQASRTLYDSPNFSRSGANPSHTYAMQPLIFKSLNVNGVTDYFNGLSPNANNVVGESIHNLGVLGDENETLLARAISIIDGSGKFPISTPSKSENLIDITGSSKDLLPLTNDMYTDKEIPDELIKRILFE from the coding sequence ATGCGACATATTAAAGCCCTAATTGCACTATTTATAGTTTCCTCTTTTACGGTAAGCTGTTTTGAAGATAACGACGACAACCAAATTTCTGCCAGCCAAATAAACGATTTTGTTTGGAAAGGCATGAATACGTTTTATCTTTATAAAGACGATGTGCCAGACCTCGCCAACGACAGGTTTACCTCAGATGGAGATTATGCCAACTATCTAAACACATTTTCAACCCCCGAAGATTTGTTTGAAAGCCTTATACACCAACGCCAAACGGTTGATAGATTCAGTTGGATTGTTAACGATTATATTGCTTTGGAGCAACTATTTAGCGGTATCATTACCAGCAATGGTATGGAATTTGGCATATTCCGTTTTTCATCAACCGATACAGATGTTTACGGTTATGTACGCTATGTTTTACCCAACACAAGTGCTGCGAGCCAAGGTGTTAAACGGGGCGATATTTTTTATGGCATAAACGGCACGCAACTTACCACGGAAAATTGGAGAACCCTTACCGGTGCAGAAAACTATACGATTAACTTAGGAACCTACAATGATAAAGGTACGCCACAAACTACCGACGATTCGGTTAACAATACCACACAAACCATAGCGCTATCTAAAGCACAATACACTGAAAACCCTGTTTTAATTAGTAACGTTTTAGATGTTGGCAGCAATAAAGTGGCTTATTTAATGTACAATGGTTTTACAGGAACCGACCAATTTAACGCCGAATTAAACGATATTTTTGGAGCCTATAAAAGCGCAAATGCTACCGAATTGGTTCTCGATTTACGATATAACCCTGGTGGCTCGGTAAATACCGCCATCTTACTTGCAAGCTTGATTACCGGTCAATTTACGGGCGAAGTTTTCAGTACAGAAGAATGGAATGCCGAAATTCAGCAGGTTTTTGAAAACGAAGACCCAGAGTTATTAATAAACAGATTTGTTGATAATAACGAAGGGGCAGCCTTAAACAGCTTAAACTTATCTCGGGTTTTTGTGCTTACAACAAACTCCAGCGCCTCGGCAAGCGAATTGATAATTAATAGCTTAGACCCCTATATTGAGGTGGTGCAAATTGGTACGACCACAAGAGGAAAGTATCAAGCATCACGAACTTTATACGATTCCCCAAATTTTAGTCGCTCGGGAGCAAACCCAAGCCATACATACGCGATGCAACCACTTATTTTTAAATCCTTAAACGTTAACGGTGTAACCGATTATTTTAACGGACTTTCTCCAAATGCCAATAATGTTGTGGGCGAAAGCATTCATAATTTAGGTGTTTTAGGAGATGAAAACGAAACGTTACTTGCAAGAGCCATTAGCATTATTGATGGCTCAGGAAAATTCCCAATAAGCACACCTTCTAAAAGCGAAAATCTTATAGATATTACGGGCAGTAGTAAAGATTTACTTCCGCTTACAAACGACATGTATACCGATAAAGAGATTCCTGATGAATTGATTAAAAGAATACTGTTTGAATAA
- a CDS encoding ATP-binding protein: protein MNKHKTYFNWSTGKDSALALYHLLKDERFSVEELITTINSHYNRVSMHGLRKELLVAQTDALNIPASIIELPEMPSMEIYEQKMLETVSRLKSKGFTHSAFGDIFLEDLKRYREKQLAKRNIKTVFPLWKRDTKELLNEFLDLGFKTIVVCANSKYFDEDFVGTVIDKNFIDNLPKDVDPCGENGEFHTFCFDGPIFNNPIPFKIGEKVYREYDAPKTDGSICEGDKYGVWYCDLMPT, encoded by the coding sequence TTGAATAAGCACAAAACCTATTTTAACTGGAGCACGGGCAAAGACTCCGCTTTAGCGTTATATCATTTATTAAAAGACGAACGCTTCTCGGTCGAAGAGTTAATTACCACAATAAACAGCCATTACAATCGGGTATCGATGCACGGGTTACGAAAAGAGTTGCTCGTAGCGCAAACCGATGCCCTAAACATTCCGGCCAGTATAATCGAGCTCCCCGAAATGCCAAGTATGGAAATTTATGAGCAGAAAATGCTGGAAACCGTTTCCCGATTAAAAAGCAAAGGTTTTACCCACAGTGCTTTTGGCGATATTTTTCTTGAAGATTTAAAACGCTATCGCGAAAAGCAACTCGCCAAACGGAATATAAAAACCGTATTTCCGCTTTGGAAAAGAGATACAAAAGAATTACTGAATGAGTTTTTAGATTTAGGTTTTAAAACCATTGTGGTTTGTGCCAATTCTAAATATTTTGATGAAGATTTTGTGGGCACTGTGATTGATAAAAATTTTATCGATAACCTACCAAAAGATGTTGACCCCTGTGGCGAAAATGGTGAATTCCACACCTTTTGTTTTGATGGTCCTATTTTCAATAACCCGATTCCTTTTAAAATTGGCGAGAAAGTATATCGTGAATATGATGCACCCAAAACAGATGGTTCAATTTGCGAAGGCGATAAATATGGCGTTTGGTATTGCGATTTGATGCCGACGTAA